One window of Candidatus Hydrogenedentota bacterium genomic DNA carries:
- a CDS encoding ATP-dependent Clp protease proteolytic subunit yields the protein MGKPNPEPGALSLRHSALTLEGGATASPRAVTIYEQTSRGDRPYDIYSRLLADRIIFLGMPIDDYVANYIIAQLLFLEAEDPDKDINIYINTPGGSVTAGLAIYDTMQFVKPDICTICLGQAASMGAVLMAAGTKGKRFALPYSRFLLHQLMGGVHGQAADIEIQAREIVRVGEMIDEILVKHTGQPIEVIRHDSDRDFFMGAQEAKAYGLVDEVMVRTHLKR from the coding sequence ATGGGCAAGCCTAACCCCGAACCCGGCGCGTTGTCTCTGCGGCATTCTGCCTTGACGCTCGAGGGCGGCGCGACTGCGTCGCCGCGCGCCGTGACTATCTACGAGCAGACCAGCCGCGGCGACCGGCCCTATGACATCTACTCGCGCCTGCTTGCCGACCGGATTATTTTCCTCGGCATGCCTATCGACGACTATGTCGCCAACTACATCATCGCGCAGCTGCTGTTTCTCGAGGCGGAAGACCCGGACAAGGACATCAACATCTACATCAACACGCCGGGCGGCAGCGTGACGGCGGGGCTGGCCATCTACGACACCATGCAGTTCGTCAAGCCGGATATCTGCACCATCTGTCTCGGTCAGGCCGCCAGCATGGGCGCGGTGCTGATGGCCGCCGGAACCAAGGGCAAGCGCTTCGCGCTTCCCTATTCCCGGTTTTTGCTGCACCAGTTGATGGGCGGGGTCCACGGCCAGGCCGCGGACATCGAAATCCAGGCCCGGGAAATCGTTCGCGTCGGCGAGATGATCGATGAAATCCTCGTGAAGCACACGGGCCAGCCGATCGAAGTGATCCGGCACGACAGCGACCGCGATTTCTTCATGGGCGCGCAGGAAGCCAAGGCCTACGGCCTCGTCGATGAGGTCATGGTCCGTACGCACCTCAAGCGGTGA
- the tig gene encoding trigger factor has product MSDDKEKQEPTQDAAIEAVAEEAAATEDKKKESKEEEKEFQFVEPPVFSVEHKGDCAYEVKVTIPAANRAKKAEEVFEELQRDADVPGFRRGRVPRKVLEKKFGKAIREDVVDKLAAAAFFKLLKDEELKAMAYPDIDGLDEAKALGPEMPLDLVFKFEVMPRVTLGEYKGVPVERPVVTVEDADIEASVLDLRRRFALYETVADAQAADGDQVIIDFHGQVDGQDFPGNRAENYPYILGTKRFFPEFEEVLRGAATGATVECDVTFSENDRARELAGKAAHYTIKVNEIKRRQVPELTDEFARQAGYESAADLRDKVADGLRSGSSAQSDQVAEQVAVAKIVESSSFEIPASLLESLAKDHYDEELQRLRRMHIPMSEIEAREEALRAEARQEAERGLREFLVLREIARAEKVEVTDEDFVEEAEAISRRTGTEVAAVRSFMDKEEHKDDYTERLLRRKALAFVMQHAQITNKELPHEEDEAQDGQA; this is encoded by the coding sequence ATGAGCGACGACAAAGAAAAGCAGGAACCCACCCAGGACGCGGCAATCGAAGCGGTAGCTGAGGAAGCGGCGGCCACCGAAGACAAGAAGAAAGAGAGCAAAGAAGAGGAAAAGGAATTCCAGTTCGTAGAGCCGCCCGTGTTCTCCGTAGAGCACAAGGGCGACTGTGCGTACGAGGTCAAGGTAACCATTCCAGCAGCCAATCGCGCCAAGAAGGCGGAGGAAGTCTTCGAGGAATTGCAGCGGGACGCGGATGTTCCGGGGTTCCGGCGCGGCCGGGTCCCCCGCAAGGTGCTGGAGAAGAAATTCGGGAAGGCCATCCGCGAGGACGTCGTGGACAAGCTGGCCGCCGCCGCTTTCTTCAAGCTCCTCAAAGACGAAGAACTCAAGGCGATGGCGTATCCAGATATTGACGGGCTGGACGAGGCCAAAGCTCTCGGCCCCGAGATGCCGCTCGACTTGGTGTTCAAGTTCGAGGTCATGCCGCGCGTGACGCTCGGCGAGTACAAGGGCGTGCCCGTGGAGCGGCCTGTTGTTACCGTCGAGGATGCGGATATCGAGGCGTCGGTCCTGGACCTGCGGCGGCGCTTTGCCCTCTATGAAACCGTCGCGGACGCGCAAGCCGCCGACGGCGATCAGGTGATTATCGATTTCCACGGCCAAGTGGACGGACAGGATTTCCCCGGCAATCGCGCCGAGAACTATCCCTATATCCTGGGCACAAAGCGGTTCTTCCCGGAATTTGAGGAGGTCCTGCGCGGCGCGGCGACGGGCGCAACCGTCGAGTGCGACGTAACCTTCTCCGAGAACGACCGCGCCCGGGAGCTGGCCGGAAAAGCAGCCCACTATACCATCAAGGTCAACGAAATCAAGCGCCGCCAAGTGCCGGAGCTAACAGACGAATTCGCGCGACAGGCCGGTTACGAGAGTGCCGCGGACCTGCGCGACAAGGTGGCCGATGGCCTGCGCAGCGGCTCGAGCGCGCAGAGCGACCAGGTGGCGGAACAGGTCGCCGTGGCGAAAATCGTGGAGAGCAGCTCGTTCGAGATTCCCGCGTCGCTGCTCGAATCGCTGGCGAAAGACCACTACGACGAGGAATTGCAGCGTTTACGCCGGATGCACATCCCGATGAGCGAAATTGAAGCGCGCGAAGAAGCGTTGCGCGCGGAAGCGCGGCAAGAAGCCGAGCGCGGACTTAGAGAGTTCCTGGTGCTGCGCGAAATTGCGCGCGCCGAGAAGGTCGAAGTCACGGACGAGGATTTTGTGGAGGAAGCCGAGGCGATCAGCCGGCGCACCGGCACGGAAGTCGCCGCGGTCCGCAGTTTCATGGATAAAGAAGAGCATAAGGACGACTACACGGAACGTTTGCTCCGCCGCAAGGCGCTGGCCTTTGTCATGCAGCACGCCCAGATTACGAATAAGGAACTGCCGCACGAGGAAGATGAGGCGCAAGATGGGCAAGCCTAA